One window from the genome of Oryza glaberrima chromosome 3, OglaRS2, whole genome shotgun sequence encodes:
- the LOC127767482 gene encoding ninja-family protein Os03g0419100 — MASRDFLGVFGGGGGERRAANGSGSAVGGESDEIELSLGLSLGGRFGTDMSPDAKRARLARSSSIASVCSVSAADGDPSPAAPLPLLRTSSLPTETEEERWRRREMQNRRRLEARRKRLERRISVGSSSVPNKPGREDGGDGAVNRLQLRRSIGSQGSSSANPQDQGPDGSAICQSTEARSPSTSDDTNQNSALPPTASTGKPLNGTVTQQSPLRTLGSLTMRTSSTGDIGKIMMDMPMVSSKVEGPNGRKIDGFLYKYRKGEDVSIMCVCHGKFHSPAEFVKHAGGGDVSNPLRHIVVNPSPSVFL; from the exons ATGGCGTCGAGGGACTTCTTGGGCGtgttcggcggcggtggcggcgagaggagggcggcgaATGGGTCCGGGAGCGCGGTGGGCGGCGAGTCGGACGAGATCGAGCTGAGCCTGGGGCTGTCGCTGGGCGGCCGCTTCGGCACCGACATGTCCCCGGACGCCAAGCGCGCGCGGCTGGCGCGGTCATCGTCCATCGCGTCCGTCTGCTCCGtgtccgccgccgacggcgacccctcccccgcggcgccgctgccgctgctgcgcaCCAGCTCGCTGCCCACGGAGACcgaggaggagcggtggcgcCGCAGGGAGATGcagaaccgccgccgcctggaggCCCGGCGGAAGCGGCTCGAGCGGAGGATCTCCGTCGGGTCGTCGTCGGTCCCGAACAAGCCCGGcagggaggacggcggcgacggcgccgttAACAGGTTGCAGCTGAGGAGGTCAATCGGGTCGCAGGGGAGCAGCTCGGCCAACCCGCAGGATCAAG GTCCTGATGGAAGTGCAATCTGCCAATCCACGGAGGCGAGAAGCCCATCAACCTCTGATGATACCAACCAAAACAGTGCACTTCCTCCAACAGCATCAACTGGCAAGCCGCTAAACGGCACCGTGACACAGCAGTCCCCGTTGCGAACGCTTGGGTCCCTGACAATGCGGACGAGCAGCACTGGCGACATCGGGAAGATCATGATGGACATGCCAATGGTGTCTTCCAAGGTGGAAGGGCCCAATGGTAGGAAGATAGATGGCTTCCTGTACAAGTACAGGAAAGGTGAGGATGTGAGTATAATGTGTGTCTGCCATGGTAAATTCCATAGTCCTGCAGAGTTTGTGAAGCACGCTGGAGGGGGAGACGTCTCAAATCCGCTTAGGCATATCGTCGTCAATCCCTCGCCATCGGTGTTCTTGTAA